In one window of Rhodopirellula bahusiensis DNA:
- a CDS encoding Gfo/Idh/MocA family protein — protein sequence MTASGTNTTNRVRILCVGAGNMGRSHALAYQAIDGFEIVGICTRSKESGAKLNQELGSDYPTYQDFDEALEATQPDAVCVSTWPDTHARFVTTALKAGCHVFVEKPLADSVEAAEEIVASALATNRKVVVGYILRHHPSWNRFIEIAQTLGKPLVMRMNLNQSSSGATWETHKRLMSTVSPIVDCGVHYVDVMCQMTGSRPVRVSGIGARLTDELPEGMVNYGQLQVTFEDGSVGWYEAGWGPMMSETAFFVKDVVGPNGAASIVAEEASSKGQSDNVDAHTKTESIRLHHGKLDAEGTFARDDEWIHLEDEPDHDGLCHREQQFFLDAIQEDNDLTAHLQDAVNSMKIVAAADESFRTGKTVELQTNETVGT from the coding sequence ATGACCGCATCCGGAACGAACACCACCAACCGCGTCCGCATTCTCTGCGTCGGCGCCGGCAACATGGGACGCTCCCACGCGTTGGCGTACCAAGCCATCGACGGCTTTGAAATCGTTGGGATTTGCACCCGGTCGAAAGAGTCCGGTGCCAAGCTGAACCAAGAACTCGGTAGCGACTACCCGACTTACCAAGACTTCGACGAGGCACTGGAAGCGACCCAGCCCGACGCGGTTTGTGTTTCCACTTGGCCAGACACCCATGCACGATTCGTGACGACGGCATTGAAAGCCGGTTGCCACGTCTTCGTCGAAAAACCGCTCGCTGATTCCGTGGAAGCTGCTGAAGAGATCGTTGCGTCAGCGCTCGCGACCAATCGAAAAGTGGTGGTCGGTTACATCCTCCGGCACCATCCGAGTTGGAACCGTTTCATCGAGATCGCTCAGACGTTGGGCAAACCATTGGTGATGCGAATGAACCTCAATCAATCGTCCTCCGGTGCAACCTGGGAAACACACAAACGATTGATGTCGACCGTATCTCCAATCGTCGATTGTGGCGTTCACTACGTGGACGTGATGTGCCAAATGACCGGTTCGCGTCCCGTACGAGTCTCAGGTATTGGTGCTCGTCTGACGGATGAACTGCCCGAAGGCATGGTCAACTACGGGCAATTGCAGGTCACGTTTGAAGATGGCTCGGTCGGTTGGTACGAAGCCGGCTGGGGCCCGATGATGAGCGAAACGGCATTCTTCGTGAAAGATGTCGTGGGCCCAAATGGTGCAGCCTCCATCGTTGCGGAAGAAGCGTCATCCAAAGGGCAGAGCGACAATGTGGACGCCCACACAAAAACCGAATCGATTCGTCTGCACCACGGCAAGCTCGACGCCGAAGGCACATTCGCACGCGATGACGAATGGATTCACCTCGAAGACGAACCAGACCACGACGGCCTTTGCCATCGCGAGCAACAGTTCTTCCTCGACGCGATCCAAGAAGACAACGATCTAACCGCGCACCTCCAGGATGCTGTCAACTCAATGAAGATCGTTGCGGCGGCGGATGAGTCCTTTCGGACTGGCAAGACCGTCGAACTCCAAACCAACGAAACTGTCGGCACCTGA
- a CDS encoding AGE family epimerase/isomerase yields the protein MNPTRRRELVDVYRDGLLNDTLPFWLTHAVDHEHGGFLTSLNRDGTVIDTDKGVWQQGRGTWLLGELYNNVEPREDWLRIAIQGAAFLDQHCFDPTDGRMWFHVTQDGRPIRKRRYAYSECFAAIAYGELAMATGEANYRERANETFQRFVDHNLNSEEASSKYTGTRPTRGIGFPMMTIATAQELRQSIDLETANDWIDRCITNIREFHLKPNIECVMETVGLNGEILDHFDGRTLNPGHAIEGAWFILWEGHLRKDQSLIQTGCQMLDWMWHRGWDQKHGGILYFVDVHGLPVQEYWHDMKFWWPQNETILATLLAHLLTGDEKYASWHRLAHEWAYSHFPDAHHGEWFGYLHRDGSISSELKGNLWKGPFHLPRMQHLAWKWLQKDFV from the coding sequence GTGAATCCCACGAGGCGGCGAGAACTAGTCGATGTGTATCGAGACGGACTTCTCAACGACACACTTCCGTTTTGGCTGACGCACGCCGTTGACCATGAGCACGGTGGGTTCCTCACTTCGCTGAATCGCGACGGAACCGTGATCGACACCGACAAAGGTGTTTGGCAACAAGGCCGTGGCACGTGGCTGCTTGGCGAACTCTACAACAACGTCGAACCACGTGAAGATTGGCTGCGGATCGCCATCCAAGGTGCGGCGTTTCTGGATCAGCATTGCTTTGATCCAACCGATGGCCGCATGTGGTTCCACGTCACCCAAGATGGTCGACCGATCCGAAAACGACGTTACGCCTACTCCGAGTGTTTCGCGGCGATTGCGTACGGCGAGCTCGCCATGGCAACCGGCGAAGCTAATTACCGCGAGCGTGCCAACGAAACGTTCCAGCGGTTCGTCGATCACAATCTGAACAGCGAAGAAGCCAGCTCGAAATACACCGGCACTCGTCCAACCCGCGGCATCGGTTTCCCGATGATGACGATCGCCACCGCTCAAGAACTGCGTCAGTCAATCGATCTCGAAACCGCCAATGACTGGATCGATCGATGCATCACCAATATTCGCGAATTTCATTTGAAGCCGAACATTGAATGTGTGATGGAAACGGTTGGCCTCAACGGTGAGATCCTGGACCACTTTGACGGCCGCACACTCAACCCTGGACACGCCATCGAAGGAGCCTGGTTCATCCTGTGGGAGGGGCACCTTCGCAAAGACCAGTCTCTGATCCAAACCGGATGCCAAATGCTCGATTGGATGTGGCATCGAGGCTGGGATCAGAAGCACGGAGGCATCCTCTACTTTGTTGACGTGCATGGATTGCCGGTCCAAGAATACTGGCACGACATGAAATTTTGGTGGCCGCAGAACGAAACCATTCTCGCGACCTTGCTTGCTCACCTGCTAACAGGGGACGAGAAGTATGCCAGCTGGCACCGCTTGGCTCACGAGTGGGCTTACTCCCACTTCCCCGACGCTCACCACGGCGAATGGTTCGGGTACTTGCACCGCGATGGCAGCATCAGCAGTGAACTCAAGGGCAACCTCTGGAAGGGCCCTTTTCACTTGCCACGAATGCAACACCTGGCTTGGAAGTGGCTGCAGAAAGATTTCGTTTGA
- the nagB gene encoding glucosamine-6-phosphate deaminase, protein MSSTLESPAPFNHPSKHTSGLSVLRLADAGEASKRVAREIGSLIRHRAAEHRNCVLGLATGSTPIRVYRELVRMHREEGLSFHNVVTFNLDEYFPIKPDAAQSYVRFMNEHLFDHIDIVRANVHIPKGTIELEAVPGYCRDYDELIASTGGIDLQLLGIGRTGHIGFNEPGATKDTRTRLVKLDNLTRLDAVKDFGGMEHVPLLAITMGVDSILQSRRIRLLAFGEHKADIVQRAIEGRMTSTIPASFLQTHRDVQYLLDDAAAECLSQSTYGETV, encoded by the coding sequence ATGAGTAGTACATTGGAAAGCCCCGCACCGTTCAATCATCCCAGCAAACACACGTCGGGATTATCAGTCCTGCGTTTGGCTGATGCGGGTGAAGCCAGCAAACGCGTCGCGAGAGAAATCGGTTCGCTGATTCGTCATCGTGCCGCCGAACATCGAAACTGTGTCTTGGGATTGGCCACCGGGTCCACTCCCATCCGCGTCTATCGCGAATTGGTGCGAATGCACCGCGAAGAAGGGCTGTCGTTCCACAACGTCGTCACCTTCAACCTCGACGAATACTTCCCAATCAAACCCGACGCGGCACAAAGCTACGTTCGGTTCATGAACGAGCATTTGTTCGATCACATCGACATCGTTCGTGCCAACGTTCATATCCCAAAGGGAACCATTGAACTGGAAGCGGTTCCCGGATACTGCCGTGACTACGATGAATTGATCGCGTCGACAGGCGGCATCGATCTGCAACTGTTAGGAATCGGACGTACCGGTCACATCGGATTCAACGAACCCGGAGCCACGAAGGACACGCGAACTCGTTTGGTCAAACTCGACAACCTGACCCGTTTGGACGCCGTCAAAGATTTCGGTGGCATGGAACATGTGCCTTTGCTCGCGATCACGATGGGCGTCGATTCGATTTTGCAATCGCGCCGCATTCGCCTGCTAGCTTTTGGCGAACACAAAGCCGATATCGTCCAACGAGCCATTGAGGGTCGGATGACCTCCACCATTCCGGCTTCCTTCTTGCAAACCCATCGCGACGTGCAGTACTTGCTCGATGACGCGGCTGCCGAGTGTCTTTCGCAGTCCACCTACGGAGAAACCGTTTAA
- a CDS encoding PIG-L deacetylase family protein, producing the protein MPHRSSVLNRKVALAFMAHPDDAEISCGGTLVRLQESGWEVHITSVTAGDCGSMSEGPEETARIRFAEGVNAAESIGATFHTLGEPDGRLVYDRVSLQKSIDLFRRIAPTLVITMPMSDYHADHEITGQLGRAASFVYAAPNASEEPVIEGSQVPYLYYTDGHDGEDRMGNAITPTTFIDISDQLETKTQMLAHHKSQLEWLRSHNGIDEYLTAMREHSRSRGTDIGTQAAEAFVQHRGHGHPSDDLLATLFPNDKSSLSIDSALQATHS; encoded by the coding sequence ATGCCACACCGCTCCTCCGTCCTCAATCGAAAAGTGGCGCTCGCGTTCATGGCCCACCCCGATGATGCGGAGATCTCTTGCGGTGGCACTTTGGTTCGCTTGCAAGAGTCCGGCTGGGAAGTGCACATCACCTCGGTCACCGCGGGCGACTGCGGGTCGATGAGCGAGGGACCAGAAGAAACCGCTCGCATTCGATTCGCTGAAGGCGTCAACGCCGCCGAATCCATCGGAGCAACATTTCACACGCTTGGTGAACCCGATGGTCGGCTTGTCTACGACCGCGTGTCGCTTCAAAAGTCGATTGATCTCTTTCGACGCATCGCGCCCACATTGGTGATCACGATGCCGATGTCGGACTACCACGCGGATCACGAAATCACAGGTCAACTGGGAAGAGCAGCCAGTTTCGTCTACGCAGCCCCAAACGCATCGGAAGAACCTGTCATCGAAGGATCCCAGGTGCCGTATTTGTATTACACCGATGGGCACGATGGCGAAGACCGCATGGGCAATGCGATCACACCGACCACGTTCATCGACATCAGCGACCAGCTCGAAACAAAGACACAAATGTTGGCCCACCACAAAAGCCAACTGGAATGGTTGCGATCCCACAACGGCATCGACGAATACCTGACGGCGATGCGAGAGCACAGCCGGTCACGGGGCACCGATATCGGAACACAAGCCGCGGAAGCGTTCGTGCAACATCGCGGGCATGGGCACCCAAGCGATGACCTACTTGCCACGCTGTTTCCCAATGACAAATCATCCCTTTCTATCGACTCTGCCTTGCAAGCGACCCACTCATGA
- a CDS encoding AraC family transcriptional regulator — translation MKASYEKLVPDDGQSFRCFNRASLQSPVKWHRHPEVELTYIPSGVGSRMVGDHLGSYTDHDLVLLGSELPHTWASDEYRGQVYDLHSAMVLQFHPDFLGPDFFRLNEMVDVHHLLHRASRGLWFPASMAQTVGNQLIELEQLRGASRLVALLSILDQLASCSEAEPLASHLYRASYNEEVETRIQVICDHITHHLTDPDLTHSELAELADMNASAFSRFFKQSTGRTVSAYINELRIGFACRLLTDTDDSILSISQQSGYQNLSNFNRRFQQHRKMTPREYRNRVRIAV, via the coding sequence ATGAAAGCCTCTTACGAAAAGCTGGTTCCCGATGATGGGCAATCGTTCCGTTGCTTCAACCGAGCGTCGTTGCAATCTCCGGTGAAATGGCATCGCCATCCGGAGGTTGAACTGACCTACATACCGTCGGGAGTCGGTTCGCGAATGGTGGGTGATCACCTTGGCAGCTACACGGACCATGACTTGGTACTGCTCGGTTCAGAGTTGCCTCATACGTGGGCGTCCGATGAGTACCGTGGCCAGGTCTACGACCTGCATTCCGCGATGGTGTTGCAATTTCATCCTGACTTCTTAGGGCCAGACTTCTTTCGACTCAATGAGATGGTTGATGTCCATCACCTGCTTCATCGCGCCAGTCGTGGGTTGTGGTTTCCGGCGAGCATGGCTCAAACGGTCGGCAACCAATTGATCGAGTTGGAACAGCTGCGTGGTGCGAGTCGTCTCGTCGCCTTGCTATCGATTCTCGATCAACTTGCCAGTTGTTCTGAAGCGGAACCGTTGGCGTCGCATCTTTATCGAGCCAGTTACAACGAAGAGGTTGAGACTCGCATTCAAGTGATATGCGACCACATCACGCACCATCTCACCGATCCGGATCTCACGCACAGCGAACTGGCGGAGCTAGCGGACATGAACGCGTCCGCCTTCAGTCGTTTCTTCAAGCAGTCGACCGGCAGAACCGTGTCCGCTTACATCAACGAACTAAGAATCGGATTCGCTTGCCGGTTGCTGACCGACACCGACGATTCAATCTTGTCGATCAGTCAGCAATCGGGCTACCAGAACTTGTCGAACTTCAATCGGCGTTTTCAACAACATCGAAAGATGACGCCTCGCGAGTACCGCAACCGAGTCCGGATCGCCGTTTGA